A stretch of Triticum aestivum cultivar Chinese Spring chromosome 1D, IWGSC CS RefSeq v2.1, whole genome shotgun sequence DNA encodes these proteins:
- the LOC123160060 gene encoding senescence/dehydration-associated protein At4g35985, chloroplastic-like: CYGGRDLGWPLARDKPVVKLDRLHYLFKLPDKDDVLLNNGVTTLVRVGHDLGWPLARNETMIKLDHLHYLIKLPDKDDMGLKAAPIRHQRRHHGYWNDLWPRVESYNGMLAKAIGAGTNHLIKGIFMCSKAYASPVRTGPA, from the exons TGCTACGGCGGCCGCGACCTTGGCTGGCCACTGGCGAGGGACAAGCCCGTGGTTAAGCTCGACCGCCTGCACTACCTCTTCAAGCTGCCGGACAAGGACGACGTGCTCCTCAACAACGGCGTGACGACCCTGGTGCGCGTCGGCCACGACCTCGGCTGGCCGCTGGCGAGGAACGAGACCATGATCAAGCTCGACCACCTGCACTACCTCATCAAGCTGCCAGACAAGGACGACAT GGGACTCAAGGCCGCCCCCATCAGGCATCAGCGTCGGCATCACGGGTACTGGAATGACTTGTGGCCGAGGGTGGAGAGCTACAACGGCATGCTCGCCAAGGCCATCGGCGCGGGTACCAACCACCTCATCAAAGGCATCTTCATGTGCAGCAAGGCCTACGCCAGCCCGGTACGTACTGGTCCAGCCTGA